A window from Candidatus Nitrospira neomarina encodes these proteins:
- a CDS encoding type II toxin-antitoxin system HicA family toxin, translating to MSQWASTSGKRVLAALLKLGWRIKRQTGSHKILTREGWPNVVFAFHDGETLGPKMLARIAKATGLHPEDL from the coding sequence ATGAGTCAATGGGCATCGACGTCAGGAAAACGGGTGCTGGCGGCACTCCTCAAGCTCGGGTGGCGCATCAAACGTCAAACCGGGTCCCATAAAATACTCACACGGGAAGGATGGCCAAACGTCGTGTTTGCCTTTCATGATGGCGAAACACTAGGACCAAAAATGTTGGCTCGAATTGCCAAAGCCACCGGGCTGCATCCTGAGGATCTCTAG
- the fbp gene encoding fructose-1,6-bisphosphate aldolase/phosphatase, whose protein sequence is MNMTLSVIKADIGSIGGHICPSKRLLETVQSWVESNGRNLIQDRYISFTGDDIAIVMTHTRGVGNEDIHKMAWEAFLAGTQVAKEQGLYGAGQDLLKDAFSGNVRGMGPAVAEMTFEERPNEPFLFFAADKTDPGAYNLPLYLAFADPMNTPGLMLAPSMSEGFKFVIMDVNCTDGDRIIELNTPEDLYDVAALLRNPERYVVESIWTRATGEQAVAVSTSRLHNIAGRYTGKDDPVMLVRVQKNFPATGEVLAPYAIGPFVAGGMRGSHNMPFMPVPLNSSISYFDGPPVVSCAAFAMQKGKLTEPADAFAHPFWDHVRTRVSEKSIDMRRQGFFGPAMLPMAELEYTGIVEKLKRLDGKFAIRN, encoded by the coding sequence ATGAACATGACGCTCAGTGTAATCAAAGCGGATATCGGTTCTATCGGAGGACACATATGCCCGTCCAAGCGCCTATTGGAAACTGTTCAATCATGGGTGGAGTCCAATGGCCGAAATCTTATTCAGGATCGGTACATCAGTTTTACTGGGGACGACATTGCCATTGTCATGACGCACACGAGGGGAGTCGGCAATGAGGACATTCACAAGATGGCATGGGAGGCTTTTCTTGCCGGGACGCAGGTCGCGAAGGAACAAGGACTCTATGGGGCGGGACAGGATTTGCTGAAAGACGCGTTTTCGGGCAACGTGCGCGGGATGGGGCCGGCAGTGGCCGAGATGACTTTTGAGGAGCGGCCCAATGAACCATTTTTGTTTTTTGCTGCCGATAAGACAGATCCCGGTGCGTATAACCTCCCCCTTTACCTGGCATTTGCGGACCCGATGAACACGCCGGGCCTCATGCTCGCGCCATCCATGTCGGAGGGGTTTAAGTTTGTCATTATGGATGTCAACTGTACTGATGGGGATCGCATCATTGAGTTGAACACCCCGGAAGATTTATACGATGTGGCCGCCTTGTTGCGTAATCCGGAGCGGTATGTCGTGGAGTCGATTTGGACCCGGGCCACAGGCGAACAGGCCGTCGCCGTCTCGACGTCACGATTGCACAACATTGCCGGGCGCTATACCGGGAAGGATGATCCCGTTATGCTCGTGCGTGTGCAAAAAAACTTCCCGGCGACGGGAGAGGTTCTAGCCCCATATGCCATCGGCCCATTCGTGGCAGGCGGGATGCGGGGATCTCATAATATGCCCTTTATGCCCGTTCCCCTCAATTCCAGCATTAGTTATTTCGATGGTCCTCCCGTCGTCAGTTGCGCCGCCTTTGCCATGCAGAAAGGCAAACTGACGGAACCGGCGGATGCCTTCGCTCATCCATTTTGGGACCATGTGCGAACCCGCGTTTCGGAAAAATCCATCGACATGCGCCGCCAAGGATTTTTTGGGCCGGCCATGCTCCCGATGGCCGAATTGGAATACACCGGCATCGTGGAGAAGCTCAAAAGACTCGATGGCAAGTTTGCTATCAGAAACTAA
- a CDS encoding type II toxin-antitoxin system HicB family antitoxin: MSNVESFKIELEQEDDGRWIGEIAALPGVIAYGTTRENALVSVQALALRVLADRLDHGEVVPDELMNVSFVGA; the protein is encoded by the coding sequence ATGTCGAATGTAGAATCCTTCAAAATTGAACTTGAGCAGGAAGATGACGGGCGATGGATTGGTGAGATTGCCGCCCTGCCGGGGGTGATCGCCTACGGGACAACCAGGGAAAACGCATTGGTATCCGTACAGGCCTTGGCTTTGCGTGTGTTAGCTGACCGATTAGATCACGGCGAGGTAGTGCCGGACGAATTGATGAACGTCTCTTTTGTTGGCGCATGA